A segment of the Phoenix dactylifera cultivar Barhee BC4 chromosome 15, palm_55x_up_171113_PBpolish2nd_filt_p, whole genome shotgun sequence genome:
TTGGCACCTCAATGCAATAGTCTATTTTTCCGACATAAGCAATAGCTCTATTTTTGAGATGAGTGATGTAGTGGCTAACTTTTTGACGTATGAACAAGATTCGACTCCAAAAATATACCCCACCTCCACATAAAAGTAGAGTACATGAGCTGATCTCATTCAAGGTTATACTTAGTAAtctaaaaatcatcaatacacTTCTTCGACGAGTAATACCAGCATTACATACTACATGACTCGCAATGCAATCTGCAGCATCAAATCTTTATATGGATTCAAGTAAAAGCATGGCATTGCTATCCACGAATCTAGACTTTATCATTTGGATTAAAGGAGACATCCAATAGGTCCAAGGAACTCGAAGAATAATCTTTTTTGACTCCTAGCTCTCTTTCCTCGGTAGCAGTCTCCTTGTCTCTGTACATtctacctcaaaaaaaaaaagtgtgtgTACATTCTCATATTCGCATCCAACTAGTCATGGCTTTCCATTTGCGTTGACCAATTCCCATCGTGGGCAAAAGCTCCAAAATCTACATGCATATATTCTACTACTTTAGTATGTCTAGAGCATCTAGGAAGGAAAAGCATCCgcaaccatttcattttatttcatttcatgGAAGTCCATCTCTTCTCGGAATTACACCAAATGGTTCTCCACTCAGAAACAGCATACGAGTTACCAAGAAAGTAGGTCATTTTCATGAGTTGGTTTCTGCATACAGTGATCCTGGCAGGCCTAGTACTTACCTCACTACTTGCAATGTAGTTTGAGGGTGTAATTAATGTAAATAAATGGAAAattttgtaatgatttcttttaATGAGATCAAAGCAAGACGGATAGAGCAGAGATTTATCACTATAAGAGAGACTAATTTGATGATAATTGATGTCGCATTGATTAGATCGAGAAAAACAAGGAAAATAATTTATGCTGATCAACTTGGTTGAAAGCTAAGTAGCAAGAAGAGTTCGTTGGAACGCGAGATTGGTAGATTCGGACACACAATCCACAAAGTCCATGTTTTCGATAAGTTTCGAGTAAAAGTGGCGTCCAGGGCTACGGGTTGCTTGAGCTTAAGGTAGATTTATGTTGGGAGAAAAGTCGTCGAGAGGTTTCCAGATATCTAGCTCAAGGATCACGACATCTCACCTCAGCTTTTGGTTTGACTTTCGCATTGGTCATTCTTGTCAGCGAGATAGGCTACGTCGTTGAAATGGAATCTTAAATCCTTTCGACCATATTCTCTTTTCCGCCACTTCTTTTTGTTTGACAAAGAATCCAGTGGGTtccttctcaaaaaaaaaagaaaaagacagaATCCAGTGGGACCCCAATAGGACAAAGGAAGGTCTACATTCCTCTGAACGTTCCCCAAGTCAAACCTTCAgcctctctccctttcttctcACCATATTACTTTATCCGAGTAGCTCAAAATTATGATGCATTAcatgagagagggagagagagacaaAGCTCAATGGCATGGCCTGATAGGAATGACATTGTTTTGTTAGATTATCTTAACTGAACCACCCTCGTTATAGTTTCAATTGTCTTTAGAATAGCCAAAACATTGATTGCTTGCAAAGAATATATACAGCAGAAGCACTCGATCATCTTAAAGGAATAAAACTCATGACACCAAAACACTGACCTATCATTGATGAAAACTAACCACTTTAATCTAGGAAAACATCTCCTATTGCACGTCTAATTGGCATCACACTAAAATCCACAATTTGTTAATTTGTCAATGAGAGGAATGCATTCTAATCCGAAAGTTGATAAGGGTCTACCTCTTGGCCTCAACTTGCAAGGAATCTACCCCCATCCTCGCATATAAATACGGAGCCATGCCCCCTCTCCTTGGCCAACCTCGAGTCTTTTGCTCAATAGTGGTATATACATTGATAATGGATAGCAGGCCTGAGTCTTCTGAGACTCTTAGGTATGTCATTGCTTCTTTTTCTGGGTTACTTGGCTCTCTCACTCTCACTAGTTTAGTATGAATTGCCTAGAAGATACTGATCTGATGAGATCTACTATTATAATCAAAATGATCTGACATTTTTGGAGATCGTTTTATTATGATACAGTGTGGGACTTTGTTTCAGTAAGTAGCACCCCGGTTTCATACAACAAGATCTAGGAGCTCATGATGCAGTTTAATTTCCAGGATTAGTTGTTCTTAGTGACTCCATATTGCTCTTTCAATCTTGCCACATTAATTATTTGTTTTGCATGTTCAGGCTATTTAACTATTATGCGATCATGGCTGTCGCAACTAAGTGTAATCCACCTTGCAACAAATTTTGCTTCGATCAATCAAGCACAGCTTAGTGATAAGCAAAATAGATATCAAAGACCATTTAATCATGGTTACTCACTGCACTGTATTTTTTAGGCTATTAAGTAGCATCAAATTGAATAACAGAAACCAATGCTTTTATGGTTTTACATACCAACTTAAATAGATCTTGTGCAATGATTTAAGATTTCTTACTTAAAAACTtataattcttcttttttttggatcatAAATTTTAAATCGAAATATTTCAGGAGGTGCTCCGATGTTTGGATAAGGAGGTTAAAAACTTAGATCAAGATGAGAGAAAAGTTCTGCGAACTTAGAAAATTCTATTTGGATTTTCTACTCTCGAACACCCAACTTCAAACATTATGTATAACTGAACTTGCTTTCTGAAAAACACATGCaatacaaaaagtaaaaaaaaaatgtcacaCTATTTTTACAACTGCACGCATCTTTCATGCCTCAAAATATCAAGTGACTCGCCATGATCTTTGACTGAATGCATCAATCAGGAACAAATGTGCAGCATGCTTTAGACAGTACAACAAAATGGAGCATTTGGTAGAACATATGAGAGTCTCATTTCACTCGGTCCATGAGCCCAAGTGTGGTGTATGCCAGAAGCACTGCAGATCCTTCGAGTCACTCAGGGAGCATCTCATAGGTGAGTTAGAAGCCAGAAGTTAAAGTGAAGGCCATTCCCCCTTTGTTCTGAATGTTATGGTtcaccttcttctcttcttctaggACCACTGCCAAAGCTCGAATGCGCGAGGATATTTAGCATACGAGGTTGCACCTTGTGCCTGAACATTTTTGATAGCTCAAGTGCTCTTAGAATTCACCGTGGGCATTGTCAACTCTCCCGAGCTGCTCCCGTGAGTAACTTCAAGTCTGTCGAGTGTGTTTAAAGTAGTATCTCCTCTTTTTAAGTGTCTTAACcgttttcagttctttattttgcagaatctcaacataagtTTGTCGAGGTTGAGCTTGCAGAGCAGCTCATCAGACCATGATGCCCGATTGCAGGGCCCTCGGGTGGTTGCTTTGGGCTGCAAACTGGTTGGAGGAGGAAGCGATGGATCACTAGATCTTTGTGCAAGAGTTTGCCTCATAGGTGAACATGAGAATGTCATCTTCCACACTTACGTCAGGCCCCAAATCCCAGTCACAAATTATAGGTAACATATCTATGTTTTCAGAAGCAACAACGCCAtcataatctctctctctctctctctctctctctctctgtgataGAATGGTCATCATAATCATATTACAAAACGCGCAATAAGATTTCTTTTCAATCAATAACATGAGAAAAGAAATCATTCTTCAAGAGAAACAGAAGTACACACTTGGTAAAAACTTTATCTAGAGAGCATTATTCTGGTGACATGAGAAATTTATATCTTAGCAGAATTTTGATACTTCAATACTCCTCAGGTATGAAACAACAGGCATAAGACCCGAACACTTGAGGGACGCAATGCCTTTGAAGCAAGCACAAAGGAGGGTGCAGGATCTCCTTTGCAATGGAGAACCAATATGGAAAATAAGATCAAGGGGTGGGAGGGCAAGAATACTTGTGGGACACGGTTTAGATCACGACCTCGAATGCCTCGGTATTGATCAGTACCCTTCATTCATGATGAGGTATGCGTTATTTTGAGCCATTGCTTTCTGTGGACTACTTGTTTTCCTGAGAAACTGTTGTGTGATAAACCTATGTATGCTTTTACTTTGATATCTTTCTAAAATTCCCACCACCATAGCTTGTTTTATTTAATGGATTTGTTATTGATCATAGGGACACAGCCAACTATCCCCCGTTGATGAAAACAAGCAAGCtcagcaactcactcaaatatcTCACACAAGCCTATCTTGGGTAAGTACGTAAAAGCTTCTACTAGTTATTCCATCATCATCTTTGAATCAAAATGCTCATGACTTGGCTTTCTTTAATTTCTGTTGTATAGTTACGACATTCAGACCGGCATACAAGATCCATATGAGGACTGTGTGGCTGCAATGAGGCTCTATGTTAGAATGCGGTCGCAAGCACACCCACATGACTACTCTTCAGGGTCGGGCGAGGCCCAAAGCCGTAACAATTTTCCATCTTGGAGGCAGAGGGAGCTCGAGAGGATGACCCCAGATCAACTGTTGGAGCTTTCAGGATCTGATTACTATTGTTGGTGCTTGGACTCTTGAGCAAATCATGGGAAAGTTACCCATGTACTGTGGGTTCTATCAGACTAGTAGTACCAAGTCTATTATATCTAATGCCTTTAAGCATAAGTGACTATGGGTATTTGGTGTGCTTGGATTATCAGAGTTCCTAGGTAGTCATACTTAATATACTTGTTGTACGAATGTATTATGTAATGCAGTTGTGATAACTGCAATAATCTGGGTGACCATGTGGCTACTGAATCACCCTTCTatgagaaaaatgaaaaaaaagatatGGTATTATGGTAATACACTGCTGCTTGTTCTGAGTTTTaaattcctttccttttctcctATTTTCTGACAATATTGGACATGGGTACGTACAATTCACTGAAGATGGAAGGCACTTGGTTGATTAATgactgatgattttttttttaggggaaATTAATTCCCCACCCTTCAAAAGACTCCAGAATAACAATAAATCCCTGTTGACCAGTCTTATAAGAACTAGTCCAATAATTTTAGTAAGTATAATTTCCGGTCCTTTAGAGTATTTTTATGAGACGAAAATACCCCTCCTCAAAAGTAGCCAGTTGCTCTCCCCATCGAAActcaccttcttcttcccccattATGCCTTCCTATCCACCGCCACGGCCGACGGCCGCTCCCCCATCCACCGCCTCGGCGCCCTCTAGTTCACCGCCTCACTCCTAATCTTCCTCCTCGCCGccgccaccctcctcctccCGCACCTCCTCACTTCcgacctcctcttcctcctcgctTCCCTCGCCTTTGCCCTCCTCTCCGCAACCTCCGCCCACTCGGCCGCCGCCTACCAGATCTCCGACCTCCAGGCCAAATGCAACTCCCTCTCCGCCGCTGTCTCCGCCACCGCCTCCCTCGCCCTCGACCTCCATCTGTGCTTCTTCTCCACCATCGCCACCCGCGAGAGGATCCGAAGGAGAAAGGGTCTGGGCCGCACTCCACCGGCCATGTCGCTAAGCCACCGCCGGCcttgcgggaggagaagaaaggaggaaggagaagaaagaagaaagaagaaggggcatcgggaagaagagaagaaaaaagaaaagaaaaagaaaagaaaaagaaaaaagaaaagaaaagaaaagaaaaagaaaaaataaataaataaataaatgcatatatatatatgaacgaaagaataaataaataaataaataaataagataataaataaatatattttaataaaataaaataaataaataagctgCTGTGGCTGGACCCCCTCCCGCGGCAGCCACGGCCCGGCCCACTTCTGGCACCACCGGCCTCACGggaaggaaaaatagaaaaaaagaaagaaaaaaagaagaagaaaaaaaaagaagaaaaggaaagaaaaagaagaaaagaaaaaagaaaaaaagaaagaaaagaaaaataaataaataaataaattcataaataaataaatacatatatatatatatatatatatgtgatgaacgaataaatagataaataaatatataagatatattgtaaaaaaataataaataaataaataaagtggCTGCGGCTGGGCCTCCTCTCGCTGCCGCCATGGCACAACCCCTTTTGGCATTGCCGGCCTCACGAgaggagaaaatagaaaaaaaaggaaaaaaataaaaaaataaaaaaataaaaaaaagaaagaaaacacttaactgtatgatgcacacagttaagtattctctggATATAATTAAGTTTTTTTGCATACATTTAACTGTGTGATGCCGAGAATACTTAACTGTAtgcagagaaagaaaaaagaaaaggaaagaaaaagaagagaggaaagaaaaataaaaaaaaaggaacgaaaaagaagaaaaggaaaaaaaagaaaaaaagaaaagaaaaaagaaaagaaaaaaggaaagaaaaggaaaaagaaagaaaaagaagagaaggaaagaaaaagaaaaaaaaggaaaggaaaagaagaaaaggaaaaaaagaaaaaaagaaaacaataaaagaagaaaaaaaggaaagaaaaagaatacttaaatgtgtgatgcatagaacagttactgtgtgcagagaagatttaagtgtgtgTGCAAAGAAGAttaattgtgtacagagaatATTTAACTTAACTATGCGATGTACAGAATACTTAAATGTGTgcagaaaaaatttaaatatgtgcaGAGAATATTTAATTGTGTATAGAGAACACCTAATTGTGCGATGCACACGGTTAAATGTTATCTGTATACAATTTAGTCTTCTCTGCACCCACTTAATTGTGTGATGCAGAGAatatttaactgtgtgcagaaaagatttaattgtgtatagagaacacctaactgtgtgatgcacacagttaaatattctctctacatacttaactgtgtgatgcagagaacacttaactgtgtgcagagaatACTTAACTCTATACAACGAATACTTAACTATgtgatgcacacagttaagtgctaTTTGTACACAGTTAAATATTCTCTGGATATAATTAAGTCTGTGTGCAGGAAAGACTTAATTGTGCACAGAGAATACTTAattgtcttcttttttctttcctttttcttctttttcttttcttctcttcttttcctttctttccttctttttctttccttttcttcctttttcttttcttttcttctttttctttcctttttcttctttttctatcctttttcttctttttttccttctcttctttttctttcttttttctttttcttttcttctcttctttttctttccttctcttctttttctttcctttttctttttttttctttttcttttctttttcttcttttttttgccttttcttcCATTGTATCTATCaatatcaagaaaagaaaagaaaaaaaggaagaaaaggaaagaaaaagaataaaaagaaaagaaaaagaagagaaggaaagaaaaagaagagaagaaaagaaaaaaaaataatgagtgggTGACAGTTGGGTTAGTAAGCTTGGTATACAAGTAATATAGCATTGTTAACTAAATCGTGTGCAGAGAAACCATACCTATGTGAGTCAGGAGCAGGGGGCGTTTATAGCTGGCAGAAACATTTCCCATAATGTTCTGCTggctcaggagatgatgtgggacctTCAGCGAGCATCGAAGCGACAAAGCCTGATGGCTATTAAACTGGATATGGAGAGAGCTTATGACAGGATCAGATGGAGATTTCTTCAGCAGACACTGGAGGCGTACGGATTCCATAGGCAGTGGATCGACTGGGTGCTGGGGTGTGTCAGGGGGCCAAAGTTTTCGATTTTGGTCAATGGCacaccttctcctttctttgagTCTACCATGGGGCTGCGTCAGGGATGCCCTTTATCCCCTTACTTGTTTATTCTTTGTGCTGATATTTTGTCTCGTGATTTGCAGAGGGTGTGTGCCCGTAGGGAGCTGGAGGCCTATATTCCCGCCCCGGGGGCTAGTCCTCTTTCCCACTTACTCTTCGCTGACGAT
Coding sequences within it:
- the LOC103705853 gene encoding apoptosis-enhancing nuclease-like; its protein translation is MDSRPESSETLRNKCAACFRQYNKMEHLVEHMRVSFHSVHEPKCGVCQKHCRSFESLREHLIGPLPKLECARIFSIRGCTLCLNIFDSSSALRIHRGHCQLSRAAPNLNISLSRLSLQSSSSDHDARLQGPRVVALGCKLVGGGSDGSLDLCARVCLIGEHENVIFHTYVRPQIPVTNYRYETTGIRPEHLRDAMPLKQAQRRVQDLLCNGEPIWKIRSRGGRARILVGHGLDHDLECLGIDQYPSFMMRDTANYPPLMKTSKLSNSLKYLTQAYLGYDIQTGIQDPYEDCVAAMRLYVRMRSQAHPHDYSSGSGEAQSRNNFPSWRQRELERMTPDQLLELSGSDYYCWCLDS